CGTCTTCGCCATCCTGCTGCCGCTCCTGGGCCTCGCGGCGGTCATCTGGATCTGCTTCAGGGCCATCGCCGCCATGGCCAGGTCGGCCTTGTTCAAAAAACTGTTGGGGTAACCAGCCACTTCGTCTCCACGGGACACCGGGGGATGCGGTTGCCGGTCTGCGGGCATTGAGGACAGGATGCGCTTTTACCACCCAAAATCCTTTCTGACTCTTTTGCTGTCTGTATTTGCCGTGGTGCTGTTGCCGATGCTGGCGGCACTGTTCAATGCAGAATGGGCACTGGGCCGCCTCTCCCGGGAGGGAGCCGGAGCAGTTTACCGCTCGGTCGATATGACCCAGGGCAGTCGCATCCTGATTGAAAAGGTCATCGCCCTGGAGCGGCGGGCGCGGCAGTACGATGTGCTCGGGGATCAGCAATTGCTGGATGAGGCCGCCAACACCCATGCCGAGATCGAGAAGGCTCTGCTGCAGCTCCTTTCCCTGCCGATGGACGATGCCCAGAAGCAGCGCCTGGCTTTGCTGCACAAGGGAGAGCGGGCCGTCTTTACAGCACTGAACACTGCCTCCCACGGCTCTCCGGAACAAAAGGCGGCCCTGCTGGAGTTCGGGACGCTCAACGCCCTGGCCAATGAGATTTATGCGGAAAGTAACGAGCTGATCATCCGGGAAGTCGACGGCATGCTCAAGGCCACGGCCGAGGCACGGCGCTCCCTGCTCTTGCAGGCGGCGGCTCTGATCCCTTTTACGCTGCTGGTACTGGTGGGTTCCATCCGCCTGTTGTCCAAGCCGATTCGCCAGATCGACAAGGCGATTCACCGGCTTGGCGAAGGCGATTTTGAAACTGAGGTCGCCGTGAGCGGCCCCGACGACCTGGTGTTTCTCGGCGAGCGCCTCGACTGGTTGCGCAAGCAGCTCGCAGAGGTGGAAAAAACCAAGGCCATGTTCGTCGCCCAGGTCTCCCATGAACTCAAAACCCCTCTCGCCTCGATCCGGGAAGGGGCGGAATTGCTGGCCGAAGGGGTCGTCGGTCGCCTGAATGCACAGCAGCAGGAAATTTCTGCTATCCTGTCCAAGAACAGCATCCATTTGCAGAAGCTCATCGAAAATCTCCTGAGTTTCAGCAAGTCCCAGGCCTCCATCTCGCCCCTGCATCTGTCTGCTGTGCAGATGGCAGAAGTGATTGCCTCGGTGCTTGCGGATCATCAGACGATGATTTTTAAGAAAAAACTCCGGATGGAAGTTAAACTCAATCCAGTGACCGTCCATGGTGATCTTTCGCGACTGCGGACCGTGGTGGATAACCTGTTGTCCAATGCCGTCAAATACACGCCTCCGGAAGGGCGCATCGAATTGAACCTCCGGGAGTGGGGGGGCGAGATGGTTTTCGATGTGACCGACTCGGGGCCCGGGATCCCGGTCGCGGAACGGGGGAAAATATTTGAGGCATTTTTCCAAGGGAGCCTTCACGCTCCCGGTCCCGTCAAGGGAACGGGCCTGGGACTCTCCATTGCCCGCGAATTCGTACTCGCCCATGGCGGGACGCTGCAACTTGTAGACAACACGACCAGGGGGGCCCGGTTTCGTCTCACACTGCCGCTGCAGGCCAAGGGGGACCTTCCATGAAAACCCGCTTCCTGATTCCGTTGGTTCTGGTCATAGCCGTGACGGTGCTGCTGGCCGGCGGTTGTTTCCAGATGGAACCCGTCCGCCGGGACACGGCTGAAGACGCCTCGCCTCGTCGGGAAGCGTTTTTTGTTCGCAAACCCCGGGCTGACGATGTCCTGGTTTACCTGCAGAGCGTACTGGCCATGCCCGCTGCGCTGCAGGCCAGGGAATTCGAACAGGCGCAACTGGATTTCACGCGAAGCGGCAAGCCCGAGGATCGACTCCGCGTGATCGGTCTGTTGCTTCTGCCTGGCCGGACTCTGGTTGACCGGGCAACGGCCGCCAGGCTGATTGACGAATATCTGGCCGACCCAAACCGTGAGCCGGGAGGCCTCGAAGGGCTGGCGACCTTGTTCAAAATGCAGTTGAACGAACAGCGTGCCGTGCAGAAGCAGGTGAACGCCGAAAAAGACCGGACCGATTCCTTGGCCCGGCAGTTGAATGAGCAGAAAACGCAGCTTGATGAACTCAAGACGCAGTTAAACGAACTGAAGAATATTGAAAAGATTATCAGCGACCGCGAAAAAGCAGGTTTGCCGGAATAACAATAAAATGATGGCGGACAGAATTTTCAAAATCTTTCTGGTGGATGACGACCCTGATTTGTTGAGCCTGCTCACCATGCGGCTTGCCAGTGCAGGCTATGAGGTCCATACGGCGCAGAGCGCCGAACAGGCTTTGTCCCAATTACCGTACATCAAGCCGGATCTGGTCATTTCGGACCTGCGAATGGAGGGGATGGACGGCCTGGCCCTGTTTGAGGCCATCCGGAGATTCCATGTCTCTCTGCCGGTTATCATCCTGACAGCCCACGGTTCGATACCCGAAGCGGTAGCCGCCACCAAGAATGGCGTGTTTTCATTTTTAACCAAGCCCATCGTCGGCCGGGAGTTGCTCAAAGAGATTGAAAAGGCTCTTCAGCTCTCAGGTGCGGGGAGCAGCGAGGCGGCCGATGCGGCCGGTTCGGAGTGGCGCAGCGAGATCAATACGCAGAGCCCGGCTATGGAGCAACTGCTCGGTAAGGCAAGGCTGGCTGCCGAGAGCGGCTCGAGCATTCTGCTCCGCGGGGAAAGCGGTACCGGCAAGGAACTGCTCGCCAAGGCCATCCACAAAGCCAGCCCCCGGGCCGCCATGCCGTTTGTGGCGATCAACTGTGGTGCGATCCCCGAAAACCTTCTCGAATCCGAGCTCTTCGGCCACACCCGGGGCGCCTTCAGTGGAGCTGTGAAGGATTATGCCGGCTTGATCAAGTCGGCCGATGGCGGAACGCTTTTTCTCGACGAAATCGGCGACATGCCTTTGCCGCTGCAGGTCAAGCTGCTGCGGGTGCTGCAGGAGAAGCAGGTGCGTCCGGTTGGGGCGACCCGTTCAGTCGATGTGGATGTGAGGATCATCTCTGCCACCCACCGGGACCTGGATGCGGAAATCGCAGCCGGCAACTTCCGTGAAGATCTCTTTTATCGGCTCAATGTGGTCTCGCTGGACCTCCCCACCCTCAATCAGCGTCGTGAAGATATCCCCCTTCTGGCCAGGCATTTCCTGCGGCAATTGGCGGCCAGGAACAAGAAAAAAGTGAGCGGTTTTTCTCAGGAGGCCATGGAGGAGCTGCTGGCCGCCTCCTGGCCCGGCAATATCCGCCAGCTCCTCAACGTCGTCGAGCAGGCCGTCGCCCTCTGCACCGCGCCGGTCATTTCGGCGGATCTGGTGCGCAGCGCCCTGAGCAAAAACGCCGAAAAGATTCCTTCCTTCGGTGAGGCTCGCCGGCAGTTCGAGCAGGATTACCTGTTGCGCCTGTTGAAAATCACCGACGGCAATGTCAGCCAGGCGGCGAAGCTGGCCGGGCGTAACCGCACCGACTTTTACAAGCTTCTGCAGCGTCACCACATCGTTCC
This window of the Desulfuromonadales bacterium genome carries:
- a CDS encoding HAMP domain-containing sensor histidine kinase — translated: MRFYHPKSFLTLLLSVFAVVLLPMLAALFNAEWALGRLSREGAGAVYRSVDMTQGSRILIEKVIALERRARQYDVLGDQQLLDEAANTHAEIEKALLQLLSLPMDDAQKQRLALLHKGERAVFTALNTASHGSPEQKAALLEFGTLNALANEIYAESNELIIREVDGMLKATAEARRSLLLQAAALIPFTLLVLVGSIRLLSKPIRQIDKAIHRLGEGDFETEVAVSGPDDLVFLGERLDWLRKQLAEVEKTKAMFVAQVSHELKTPLASIREGAELLAEGVVGRLNAQQQEISAILSKNSIHLQKLIENLLSFSKSQASISPLHLSAVQMAEVIASVLADHQTMIFKKKLRMEVKLNPVTVHGDLSRLRTVVDNLLSNAVKYTPPEGRIELNLREWGGEMVFDVTDSGPGIPVAERGKIFEAFFQGSLHAPGPVKGTGLGLSIAREFVLAHGGTLQLVDNTTRGARFRLTLPLQAKGDLP
- a CDS encoding sigma 54-interacting transcriptional regulator encodes the protein MMADRIFKIFLVDDDPDLLSLLTMRLASAGYEVHTAQSAEQALSQLPYIKPDLVISDLRMEGMDGLALFEAIRRFHVSLPVIILTAHGSIPEAVAATKNGVFSFLTKPIVGRELLKEIEKALQLSGAGSSEAADAAGSEWRSEINTQSPAMEQLLGKARLAAESGSSILLRGESGTGKELLAKAIHKASPRAAMPFVAINCGAIPENLLESELFGHTRGAFSGAVKDYAGLIKSADGGTLFLDEIGDMPLPLQVKLLRVLQEKQVRPVGATRSVDVDVRIISATHRDLDAEIAAGNFREDLFYRLNVVSLDLPTLNQRREDIPLLARHFLRQLAARNKKKVSGFSQEAMEELLAASWPGNIRQLLNVVEQAVALCTAPVISADLVRSALSKNAEKIPSFGEARRQFEQDYLLRLLKITDGNVSQAAKLAGRNRTDFYKLLQRHHIVPGMFKS